The sequence GGCAGAAAGATGGGGAGATGTCCAGTGGAGAGAACGCTAGGAGACAGGATGTTTCGCATCCATATCTATTTTCAAAAGTACCCTCAATTCGAAAGTTTTTTGTTTCTATTTCGCGCACTTTGCAGGATAACAGCTTGTGATCTGCTGGACTTGCACAAAAGGACACCCGCATCGTTCCGGAGACGACTCTGTAATCTGTGTTTCCAAATGCAGATCCAACTTCCACTGGCGGCCCAGCTGGGGGCCGGCTGGGGGCCCGGCTCGCCGAGCGGTGACATCACGTGATCATGATAGAGGTTTGATCACATGACATCTGTCAACTCTGCACGGAGGTCCGCCCGCAATGCGAGACGCCAAAGGTCACGAGTATTGAGCCCAGCTTCTGGAATTGCGAGTCGTCGAGAATACACCCTGAAAAGATTTGCCACATCTGCTGCGCAGAACCAACACCATGAAACTTGTCCGGTGAGTCTTGAGATGAGAATTTGCGCGCAgttgggggggaaggggagctTGTTCCCAAGCGCCGTGACCCAACTCCCAAGTCTCTCCGTGCGGCTGGCAACTGACCGCATTTTCAGCTTTTTGATGAAATGCGCCAACGAGACGGTGACCATTGAGCTCAAGAATGGTAAGTTGACTGATCGCGCCCTCGCGTCCTCGGCGGCATTCACAGTTCGGCCTCGAATTGTCCTCCGCAACAGCAGCCCCAGCGAGTGCATGAGGGGAAACTAAATCGTTTTCACCAGGCACGATTCTCCACGGCACCATCACCTCCGTCTCTCCTCAGATGAACACCTCCCTCCGAACAGTAAAGATGACTCCCAAGGGCCGTGATCCGGTATCCTTGGACACCATCAACATCCGTGGCTCGACTATCCGATACTACATCCTTCCCGACAGCTTGCCCCTCGACACTCTGCTGGTGGACGACGCCCCCAAGCCCAAGAATAAGGCCCGAAAGGAGGCGGATCGTGGGCGTGGCGGTCGTGGAGGTGGCCGAGGTGGCCGGGGCCGTGGTCGTGGCCGTGGCCGCGGTCGTGGCTTCTAGATTATTCAACTGTTCCTTGCATTCCCAAGAGTACAGGTTGGCGTTTTTCATGACTTTTGAgaaattcttttttttaccgTTCTTCAATTGTTCTTTTTCATGACCATATGGTGAGCTTCTGGCTGTCGGTCGCTTGCAGCCCTAGGCTTCCTTTGCCGATTCGGGAAGGCGGCAAAAATAAAACTGCAACATCCTTTCTTCTGTCACTCCAATACCGTCAGCTTTTGATAGCCAAGCGTGGGAGGTAAGATGCCTTGCTTACACCTCGAATCCTGACCTTACCTGACCTGGCTGGATAATCTCTCTGGCATAGGTCTATTTGTAGAGGATAGAGATTCATTTCCCACCAATGTTGAATCATTAGAATGGCGGTCAGCCCCGACCTCTGAAAATCGATGAGACAAAGCCCCGGCAAATCTCTTCAATTCTCaatgaacaaaaaaaaagttgagaAAAGATGGAGCAGCACGAAATTCTCGGGCAATGGTTCTATGATTAGCCTCCTGTACCTGCTGCCACATTTGTCTACCGATGACAGTACAAAAGCCTCTAGATATAGTCATCATACGTCGATGGATCCCTAGGTATCTGACCACGCCATATCAGGTACCCGACTCGCAACGCAGAAGGTTGAATCTAGTAAGTCTTTTTGAATCGTTCATGCCCTTCCGTCAACTCGCAACTGTGCAGAAATAGATACGCACCCGTTCCCAGCAGCTGCACCGGTGCAGCTGGCAACGCCATGTCGACTAGGTAGACTGGCCCCCACTTCCGCAAGCTTGACTGGAGCGTGCAAATTGGAAATGGACATTGGAGCTGTAAGCTTACTAGAAATGCGGCCCGGAATGAAAAGAAGTATCATTTTGATCCGCATATCTTGGGATTCGATGAtttttgcccccccccccccccccaatcaGGGCTGCCAGGCAAGTTTGAGCCATGTAAGCCTCGCCTAACCGACGTCACACCTATATCGATGGATCTCGGGGGAAGGTAATCATGGACTTTTGACGGCAGTACTGAAGTCCTGTTGCTTGCTGAATCGGCCCCCGGTCATCTTTGGAAGAGGCTTGAAAATCAAGTTTGATAAGATGAGGTGAAGTCACATAAAAGTCCAGTGTGATGGATCGTGCAGACCCAGGATATTGGTAATGCCATCTCTCTTGCGTGTTGATATCTAGGGCTGCCCCCCGTCACGTTTCGTTGAGATCACGAGATCATGTCCGCTACTCGTGTCTACCATATGGTATCATGTCACCTGATCAATTATTCTCTCCAGTCTTGAAGGCAGAGCCCCCTCATCAATTCGATTTAGCCAGATGCCTTCAGGAAAAGACGAATGCGAGACTAAGTTCACGAGCACTCGACGAGGCTGGCACGCTGGCTTACGGGTTTCCAATTCTCTCACTAGGTGCGCCAGTCCTGACAACTCAACATGGTAGCGCAATATATTCTGCACGCTTGAATTCTCAGACGTCTTTGTGCCCTCCGGGCCTTTTGAACATGCTACACAGCCCGATTGCTCGATCGATATGAAACTAGCAAAACCTGTATGTCTGTGCGAACTCCACCAGTCTGCATCAGCTTAGCTCAGCACCACCGCGTGTAAGCTCTTGTCTACCTTTTTATTTCCCGCCCGGGCCCTTTTTACTCAAGAACCGCACGGACAGGGGGGAAAACACACAGGTTTCGGCACGTGCTGCCGTGATGACAAGCCTGACAGACACTCCGCGCTATCTCTAGTACCTCATGCCAAGGGAGAATTCAAAGACATATCCACCTGTATTGGAACACAATAGACCCTTACTGACAGCCTTTACCATTTGTCCCCCATACGACTGTATACAGTCACCAAGATTCACGTCCACATTGATTGTGGTTTTTGCCGACAAGTCCATTCTAGTGACCCCCCCAAACCATGCGATCAATTCGGCTTCTGAGTCTGGCAGACTGACAGGGAGTCAAATAAGTGGAGCAGTCGGCTAGACCCGCTCCTAAGGACAACAACTCCATCCAACAGTCAGATCGATAGAAACTCCCGTAGTGACACCGCCGGTCTTACTACGATCGATCTGACATGGCTTTCCCAATAGCCAGTGAGGAGCTTGCTTTTGATCAGCATGGAACCTTTTAGGCTTGATGCGAAAGTCCAGAATTCGGGAATACCCCCTGAGGTTCCTGATGGTTTGCCTCGTCCCTGTTGTCGCAGTCTGGAGACCGAACTGTTGGCTCATGGGGTCTCACAGCCAAGTCTCTGGTCGGTCAATCCTGATAATTGGCCCCAAGTGTCTAAGATGGTTCGTCTACATGACTGAtgaccccctccccccctccccccccggctCTCTCCTTTTCAAGAGACAATAGGCGACATTGTGGCGTGACAGCGCGGACTCAGGAGGTTTGTACTTCGACATGTTTCAGAGTGGGGTGTCAAGATCATAGAGCTGAAAGACGGAGGAGACTTTCACATGGGACTCACTCCCAATCCACATCCGTGTAGTAAGATCCGGGTGCAGGGTAATCAGCATGAGTATCTTGAAATTAGCTTACAGGATCAATAGGAGTTGCCCTCTAGCCTGGTACCTTCGGTTCTCACCCCCCGGCCGCGGACAAGTTTACCATGCAGGTCCCACTTGTGTTTGAAGGCTCGAGCTTCCCATCCCATGCGTAAAAATATCGTAAGCGACATGAGTCATGTCCTATGATCCAGTGGTCGGACAGTTGGTCTCAAGCACAAATGGCCTTGTCAATCCCATTGGCCTCGATGGAGGAGCCTGCAATACCCCTATTAGCCTGTTGTATCTTGAGACTTTACCACTAAAAAAATCATCAGTGTTGACATGAAGTGCGCACGGTCATTGCTTTAGATCCACTCTTTATGCTGCAACCGATGTCAAGTCTGACAGTAGTCAAAACCATCGAAATGAATGGCGTGGGGTCCGCAGCAGTGAGAcggggccaaaaaaaaagaaaaagaaaaagaaaaggtaacAAATAGAAAACCTAGATGATATTTGAGCTTGATGAAAAGCCCCGTGTCAAGTGTGGATTTGGGTCAAAGTTCTCGACTCAGAGGCCTGGGACTCTCTAGGATAACCTAGTATCACTTCCATGAGGTCACACTCGTATCGAAATtccagggggggggggggggggggggcacaTTGAGAGAGCAGACAGGCTTGGCCCAAGAGTCTGACACCGGTCATACTTTATGGAGTCGGTCATTGACCGTTGGATGTCTAGACCAGCCGCGAGATGTTGTCAACTAGCCACAACCCGCTTAAAAAATCCGAACCCAAGCATTTAccagaagaggaaggagattgGCAGGGACAAACAGACAGAGTACGTTGGGTCAAGACTGAGAGTCTGCAGGCCGCATCTACAAACTGGGAGATTGAACTGCCATTGTCGGTACACGGAGGATAACAGGTGGTGAGAGATGAATGGAAGATAATTTGAGTTTTCACTGCTCTTCCCTTTCGGGCACGCTGGTCACGTTGGAACGCCTTGCCCGATCTGTCAAAAGACAGGCGGCGATGAGAAGTAAATTTTCAGACACACCATGCTGCAACTGGGACCACTGACTTTTATCCAGCCACTCGGGTCGACAGGCCTTCACACACTGGAGTGGCGAGAGGTATTCCTCTGTTTTGTATTTGAATACGATACTAGTCAACCGAATCGATACTCCCCGTGTCATCTTCAACGGCCCCTTATACGCGGGTGGCAAGTCGGCCAAAAGCGGATCCACTCGGATGTCTCTGCTGGATATGGCCTGGGTCAAACTATCAAGTGAGACCATTGTCTGGATACGAACGAATACTCCATAGACACGTGGAAGTGTCTATCAAATCCTGAATCCACGTAGCTAATCACCTGATGCTCAAAGAGAGCTCACCTCTTGTGAAGCGTCCGTCTGCCTCCAGATTCGCACAATCACCAGTTTCTCCCATCCGGCCTGCATCCCACTTGACCCG comes from Penicillium oxalicum strain HP7-1 chromosome I, whole genome shotgun sequence and encodes:
- a CDS encoding Small nuclear ribonucleoprotein, with the protein product MKLVRFLMKCANETVTIELKNGTILHGTITSVSPQMNTSLRTVKMTPKGRDPVSLDTINIRGSTIRYYILPDSLPLDTLLVDDAPKPKNKARKEADRGRGGRGGGRGGRGRGRGRGRGRGF